One Takifugu rubripes chromosome 2, fTakRub1.2, whole genome shotgun sequence genomic region harbors:
- the fancm gene encoding Fanconi anemia group M protein isoform X4 encodes MGPFLNLFPQQITKMSKGLNQRTLFQTWGGSNNQSKVVQPTKDGRKPAGGPQTTQSNTTEAAKAKPTGNPLWPEISQRSAHASEDQVRTEEAYPAFEDDDDDLMVVAVYEAEKSLQHDRGHSLQRDDSAGTGSKASPSTETYQDLPGFDSSSAKVWIYPTNYPIREYQLKMSEVALFQNTLVCLPTGLGKTFIASVVMYNFYRWYPSGKIVFMAPTKPLVAQQIEACYKVMGIPQAHMAELTGSTGAKQRQEIWRAKRVFFLTPQVMVNDLSRETCPAQQVKCVVIDEAHKALGNHAYCQVIRQLCSQMLQFRVLALTATPGGDAKSVQSVVSNLLISHIELRSDESPDIRAYSHQRSVEKVVVPLGEILSAHQARYLQVLEKFTSRLVQSRVMAHKDLRTLSKYQLILARDQFRKNPLPHIKGPQQGVLEGDFALCISLYHGYELLMQMGLRSLFLYFQGIMDGSREMSRARNELQRTPVFMDLYQEMEAMFVKQSAESDEPFIYSHPKLQKLEDVVLQHFRLRAGSSADKTDCGTQEVSTRVMIFSSFRESVQEIAAMLNRHAPLIRVMTFMGQASAGKGVKGFTQKEQLEVVHRFRQGGFNTLVSTCVGEEGLDIGEVDLIVCFDAQKNPTRLVQRMGRTGRKRQGRIVVILSEGREERTYNQSQSNKRNVYKSITGNKCRFHMYPSSPRMLPQGLIPTLHKMHITCGQFDHQESSRRSVRGRRSRSEGRASLIHPQNLIHQESTASDGFLSSAEFSKWASTVRLREDEPHPVLKQSQFVSLPADPPKDNLSKTQRSVSRELSLSEWRHWQHKSLPTHVINHSARCQHFIEVMELIDNMKEENEGECLYEQDLLPYLHQPDDHIKKGQKMKKNSKNCPKLIINKCEPARSVSSDLKGIPERLSGALQQRPSHPQDSKDSYDDLTHGPGPVEGFPEVDLSDDVIINEHDTKTDGTMVEPVRSDEDFDLQTMFYLPKWRSASSPPSAKINPGGDKNLKVILANVEALLSQSPPSLIEHLDPDVTAPPLFCLPPFPVSFTLDLEDVDDDVMASDPEHDPKTSDSAKCSVGQENREIPQSQAHVEQSASKGKKPAGGLTWDAIFDDEDNEEENDCDDSKQVDQMDEEIKIARMAEENPSCGDDMRDEEVWEWTDGVKDDPQMDNSLDLFGDEEAFLQMTIPDVPTPGVSPRMSPAKQAAHNPCRSTEMHGDDAATNPTADALQVRAQTAQNTTDNAVTSDLQGQRSSFDKSHDLFSVNFDLGYSLDDSDEDREDDPGPWASASALPLKQADSSTPCSYFHKRPIQPNEPKLSTPQMSSEHRRRSVSSFFASPPKGDAFPSPITSTRARRIILPSPSSPRTPSVLSSLKRRRLSDQVNQESVCAEPLPPHPQCSSDSEDEVAVHKRRGPKRADPLASQRVESDVDSPVVGNRKRLAAFHTPEEVAGGALSDDDDFQDESMFTHRKPAAASEPVHWEKFKGPVRQKVRQFLDEEAELSEEDGGQHVSSDEEDGEELNHSLEGFVVNNTHCSQGLNDSEMHCVYLKSVRSPAVQGKFKMSYRNHHNVDIFSQVPEMDETYAEDSFVVGSEAEELTSSEEEAEDVDLLPEVSFVDGKRQYATRRRVFLHKAKIAGSREAAEALPEQRAGGETKSRRIIRPNDSSEEETEEVCEKSLAAESGVSAPLWPKEVQAEFSRPQLCQGDSDTSAPSSEVSLLPKTRRVPENQQKERCRQRCESQHKLSDELDFVEPDPELLSKKQTEMAPATSSEPHKSESPAAPGPVCIVVDSRCLSSSVELVTSLRQRHAVTVHVCSLDGGYFIVSNRMAVERYSQSDMAALQNRKRLSERVKSLQGLFERICLIVEKERSKSGEASRPFQRTRCYDRTLSSLVRTGVRLLWSNGVEDSACLLADLARLEQRKGQGISVPVEVKGQHREQALQLYLSLPSVNYVHALNMSHSFSSVAQLMNSSIEALQKGGCMSRSRAEEVYRFLRHSCDSFFMNTPKSAKKR; translated from the exons ATGGGACCTTTTCTCAACCTTTTTCCACAGCAAATAACAAAAATGAGTAAAGGTTTGAATCAAAGAACTTTATTCCAGACTTGGGGTGGATCCAATAATCAAAGTAAAGTTGTTCAACCGACAAAGGATGGCAGGAAACCTGCCGGAGGACCTCAAACTACCCAGAGCAACACAACAGAGGCGGCTAAAGCAAAACCTACTGGAAACCCTCTTTGGCCTGAAATAAGCCAGAGGTCCGCACACGCATCTGAAGATCAAGTGAGGACAGAGGAAGCTTATCCTGCTTTTgaagacgacgacgacgatCTCATGGTGGTCGCTGTTTATGAGGCCGAAAAGAGCTTGCAACATGATCGTGGACATTCACTTCAGCGTGACGACTCTGCAGGGACAGGGAGCAAAGCCTCACCTTCAACTGAGACGTACCAAGACCTTCCTGGATTTGACAGCTCTTCAGCTAAAGTTTGGATATACCCCACTAACTATCCAATCAGGGAGTACCAGCTGAAGATGTCAGAAGTTGCACTATTTCAGAATACACTGGTGTGTCTCCCCACTGGACTGGGAAAGACCTTTATAGCCTCTGTGGTTATGTACAACTTTTATCGCTGGTATCCGTCAGGAAAGATTGTATTCATGGCCCCCACCAAACCTCTGGTGGCCCAACAGATTGAGGCCTGTTATAAAGTGATGGGCATCCCTCAGGCACACATGGCTGAGCTGACAG GCAGCACAGGAGCAAAGCAACGGCAGGAGATTTGGAGGGCCAAGCGTGTCTTCTTCCTCACCCCTCAGGTCATGGTGAACGACTTGTCAAGAGAGACGTGCCCTGCCCAACAGGTCAAGTGCGTGGTGATCGACGAAGCGCACAAGGCGCTCGGCAACCATGCCTATTGTCAG GTGATCAGGCAACTCTGCAGCCAGATGCTGCAGTTCCGCGTCCTGGCTCTAACTGCTACGCCAGGAGGAGATGCAAAG TCAGTGCAGTCAGTGGTGTCGAACCTGCTCATCTCCCATATTGAGCTACGCTCAGATGAAAGCCCAGATATTAGGGCCTATTCTCACCAGCGCAGTGTAGAAAAAGTGGTGGTTCCTCTGGGAGAGATCCTTTCTGCACACCAGGCACGCTACCTCCAG GTGCTCGAGAAATTCACATCTCGCCTGGTTCAAAGCAGGGTGATGGCGCACAAGGACCTGCGAACTCTCAGCAAATATCAGCTGATCCTCGCCAGGGATCAGTTCCGCAAGAACCCGCTGCCGCACATCAAG GGTCCTCAGCAGGGAGTTCTAGAGGGGGATTTTGCCCTTTGCATCAGCCTGTACCATGGCTATGAGCTCCTGATGCAGATGGGGCTCCGATCCCTCTTCCTTTATTTCCAGGGGATCATGGATGGATCCAGAG AAATGTCCAGGGCCAGAAATGAGCTGCAGAGAACTCCTGTATTTATGGATCTTTACCAAGAGATGGAAGCAATGTTTGTAAAGCAGTCTGCTG AATCAGACGAGCCATTCATATACAGTCACCCCAAActgcagaagctggaggacgTGGTGCTGCAGCATTTCAGACTGCGGGCTGGAAGCTCCGCAGACAAAACCG ATTGTGGCACGCAGGAGGTGAGCACGCGCGTGATGATCTTTTCATCGTTCCGTGAGAGCGTACAGGAAATTGCAGCTATGCTGAACCGCCATGCTCCGCTGATAAGGGTCATGACTTTTATGGGTCAAGCATCGGCTGGGAAGGGAGTCAAAGGCTTCACCcagaaggagcagctggag GTGGTGCACAGGTTTCGTCAGGGAGGCTTCAACACGCTGGTGTCGACCTGTGTCGGAGAAGAGGGGCTAGATATCGGAGAGGTCGACCTCATCGTTTGCTTTGATGCACAGAAGAACCCCACTCGCCTCGTGCAGCGAATGGGCCGCACTGGTCGTAAGCGGCAGGGGCGAATTGTTGTCATTCTGTCTGAGGGGCGTGAAGAAAGG ACGTACAACCAGAGCCAGAGCAACAAGCGCAACGTGTACAAGTCAATCACTGGCAACAAATGCAGGTTCCACATGTACCCTAGTAGTCCCCGCATGCTgccccagggcctgatcccaaCCCTTCACAAGATGCACATCACCTGTGGCCAGTTTGACcaccaggagagcagcaggcgATCCGTCAGAGGAAGAAGGTCGCGGTCCGAGGGACGGGCGTCTCTCATCCACCCTCAAAACTTGA TTCACCAGGAGAGCACAGCATCAGATGGTTTTCTGAGCAGTGCTGAATTTTCCAAGTGGGCTTCCACGGTGAGACTGCGGGAAGATGAACCTCATCCAGTCCTAAAACAGTCACAGTTCGTGTCCCTGCCTGCTGATCCCCCAAAGGACAACCTCTCTAAGACTCAGAGGTCGGTTTCCAGAGAGCTGTCTCTGTCTGAATGGAGACACTGGCAGCACAAATCACTTCCAACCCATGTGATTAATCATTCAGCCCGCTGCCAGCACTTCATCGAGGTGATGGAGCTCATTGACAAtatgaaagaggaaaatgag GGCGAATGCCTTTATGAGCAAGACCTTCTTCCTTATCTCCACCAACCCGATGACCATATTAAAAAGGgacagaagatgaagaagaactCAAAGAATTGCCCCAAATTGATCATCAACAAATGTGAACCAGCTCGCTCCGTGTCGTCAGATCTCAAAGGTATCCCTGAAAGGCTTTCTGGTGCATTACAACAAAGACCTTCACATCCTCAAGATTCAAAGGACTCCTATGATGACCTCACACACGGCCCAGGACCTGTGGAAGGTTTTCCAGAGGTCGATTTGTCTGATGATGTTATCATCAATGAGCATGACACAAAAACGGACGGGACGATGGTCGAGCCTGTACGTTCAGATGAAGATTTTGATCTTCAGACAATGTTCTACCTTCCTAAATGGAGATCAGCATCTTCGCCCCCCTCGGCTAAAATCAACCCAGGGGGAGACAAGAATCTGAAAGTCATCCTGGCCAATGTTGAGGCGCTCCTGTCTcaatctcctccatcactgatTGAACACTTAGACCCGGACGTGACCGCTCCTCCACTGTTTTGTCTCCCTCCTTTTCCGGTTAGCTTTACGCTGGACCTTGAAGACGTTGACGATGACGTGATGGCGAGTGATCCTGAGCATGATCCCAAGACGTCAGACTCAGCCAAGTGTTCTGTGGGTCAGGAGAACAGAGAAATCCCCCAAAGTCAAGCTCACGTGGAGCAGAGCGCCAGCAAGGGCAAAAAGCCAGCAGGGGGTCTGACCTGGGATGCAAtttttgatgatgaagataatgaagaagaaaatgactgCGATGATAGCAAACAAGTGGATCAGAtggatgaagaaataaaaatcgCACGTATGGCCGAGGAAAACCCAAGCTGTGGGGACGACATGAGAGACGAGGAAGTGTGGGAGTGGACAGATGGCGTGAAAGATGACCCACAGATGGACAACAGCCTGGACCTGTTTGGGGACGAGGAAGCCTTCCTGCAGATGACAATCCCAGATGTCCCCACTCCTGGAGTCAGTCCTAGGATGTCCCCTGCAAAACAGGCAGCTCACAATCCCTGCAGATCAACAGAAATGCACGGAGACGATGCGGCAACTAATCCTACAGCTGACGCTCTGCAGGTGAGGGCTCAGACAGCCCAGAACACCACAGACAACGCGGTCACATCAGATCTACAGGGGCAGCGGAGTTCATTTGACAAGTCTCACGACCTCTTCTCTGTCAACTTTGACCTGGGTTATTCACTGGATGACTCCgatgaagacagagaggacGATCCTGGCCCTTGGGCCTCTGCCTCCGCACTGCCTCTAAAGCAGGCAGACTCTTCCACACCATGCAGTTACTTTCACAAAAGGCCAATACAGCCAAATGAACCCAAGTTATCGACACCACAAATGTCGTCAGAGCACAGGAGGAGGTCAGTGTCCTCTTTCTTTGCTTCCCCACCTAAAGGCGATGCTTTCCCATCCCCGATCACATCAACACGAGCAAGACGGATCATCTTGCCCAGTCCTAGCAGTCCCCGCACCCCGTCTGTGCTCTCCAGCTTAAAACGGAGGCGTCTGAGTGATCAAGTGAACCAGGAGTCTGTCTGTGCAGAACCTTTGCCTCCTCATCCAC AGTGCAGCAGTGACAGTGAGGATGAAGTCGCGGTCCATAAACGAAGAGGACCAAAGAGGGCCGACCCGCTGGCATCCCAAAGG GTGGAGAGCGATGTGGACTCCCCAGTGGTTGGGAACAGGAAGCGTTTGGCTGCTTTCCATACA CCTGAAGAGGTGGCGGGTGGCGCTctctctgatgatgatgatttccaGGATGAATCCATGTTCACGCACAGAAAGCCGGCAGCTGCAAGTGAACCAGTTCATTGGGAGAAATTCAAG GGCCCAGTTCGCCAAAAGGTACGTCAGTTCCTGGACGAAGAGGCAGAGCTGTCAGAGGAAGACGGAGGGCAGCATGTGTCATCGGATGAGGAAGACGGAGAAGAGCTGAATCACTCTCTCGAAGGCTTTGTGGTCAACAACACACACTGCTCACAGGGCCTGAATG atTCAGAGATGCACTGTGTTTATTTGAAGTCAGTGAGAAGCCCTGCAGTCCAGGGCAAATTCAAAATGTCTTACAGAAATCATCACAACGTGGACATATTTTCCCAG GTGCCTGAGATGGATGAAACATATGCAGAGGACAGCTTTGTGGTGGGCAGTGAGGCGGAGGAGCTAACGAGCAgtgaagaggaggctgaagatGTTGATCTTTTGCCCGAGGTCTCCTTTGTAGACGGGAAGAGGCAGTATGCCACCAGACGGCGTGTTTTCCTGCACAAGGCCAAGATTGCAGGCTCCAGGGAAGCAGCTGAAGCTCTGCCAGAGCAGAGAGCTGGCGGAGAAACCAAGAGCCGCCGCATCATACGCCCTAACGACTCCAgcgaggaggagacggaggaagtTTGTGAAAAGAGTCTCGCGGCAGAAAGTGGTGTttctgcccccttgtggccgaAGGAGGTACAAGCAGAGTTCAGCAGGCCGCAGCTGTGTCAGGGCGACTCCGACACATCGGCACCTTCATCTGAAGTCTCACTACTGCCTAAAACCCGGAGAGTACCTGAGAACCAGCAAAAAGAAAG GTGTCGCCAAAGGTGTGAAAGTCAACATAAACTCTCCGATGAACTGGACTTTGTGGAGCCTGACCCAGAGTTACTCTCCAAGAAGCAAACGGAG ATGGCCCCAGCCACCTCCTCAGAACCCCACAAGTCTGAGTCTCCGGCTGCGCCCGGACCTGTTTGCATCGTGGTGGACAGtcgctgcctcagcagcagtgTGGAGCTGGTGACCAGCCTGCGCCAGCGCCACGCCGTCACGGTCCACGTTTGCTCACTCGACGGCGGCTACTTCATCGTTAGCAACCGCATGGCAGTGGAGAGGTATAGCCAGTCAGACATGGCTGCCTTACAAAACCGGAAGCGACTGAGCGAGAGAGTAAAGAGCCTGCAGGGTTTGTTTGAGCGCATTTGTCTGATTGTGGAGAAGGAGAGGTCCAAATCTG GGGAGGCATCACGTCCCTTCCAGCGGACACGTTGCTATGACAGAACCCTGAGCTCGCTGGTGCGGACCGGCGTGCGTTTGCTGTGGAGCAACGGGGTTGAAGACAGCGCCTGCTTGCTGGCTGATCTGGCACGATTAGAGCAGCGTAAGGGCCAGGGCATCTCGGTTCCTgtggaggtcaaagggcaaCACAGGGAGCAGGCCCTGCAGCTGTACCTCAGCCTGCCATCAGTCAACTACGTCCATGCTCTCAATATGAGCCACAGCTTCAGCTCGGTTGCTCAACTTATGAACAG ctccaTTGAGGCCCTACAGAAGGGAGGCTGCATGAGTCGATCCAGAGCGGAGGAGGTTTACCGCTTCCTGCGTCATTCCTGTGACTCCTTCTTCATGAACACACCGAAGTCAGCAAAAAAGAGATAG